Proteins from one Melospiza melodia melodia isolate bMelMel2 unplaced genomic scaffold, bMelMel2.pri scaffold_62, whole genome shotgun sequence genomic window:
- the LOC134413953 gene encoding olfactory receptor 14A16-like has product MSNSSSISHFFLLALADTRQLQLLHFCLLLGISLAALLGNGLIISTVACSHHLHTPMFFFLLNLALTDLGSICTTVPKAMHNSLWDTRNISYTGCAAQLFFFLFFISAEYFLLTIMCYDRYMFICKPLHYGTLLGSRACAHMAAAAWASGFLNALLHTANTFSLPLCHGNALDQFFCDVPPILKVSCSHSNSHRELGYLVVTCCLALCCFVFIVFSYVQIFRAVLRIPSEQGWHKAFSTCLPHLSVVSVFISTAIFAYMKPSSMSSPSLDLALSVLYSVVPAALNPLIYSLRNQELKAAVRRLMTG; this is encoded by the coding sequence atgtccaacagcagctccatcagccacttcttcctgctggcattggcagacacacggcagctgcagctcctgcacttctgcctcttgctgggcatctccctggctgccctcctgggcaacggcctcatcatcagcaccgtagcctgcagccaccacctgcacacgcccatgttcttcttcctgctcaacctggccctcactgacctgggctccatctgcaccactgtccccaaagccatgcacaattccctctgggacaccaggaacatctcctacacaggatgtgctgctcagctcttcttctttctgttcttcatctcagcagagtatttcctcctgaccatcatgtgctacgaccgctacatgttcatctgcaaacccctgcactacgggaccctcctgggcagcagagcttgtgcccacatggcagcagctgcctgggccagtggctttctcaatgctctgctgcacacagccaatacattttccctgcccctgtgccatggcaatgccctggaccagttcttctgtgacgtGCCCCCAATCCTCAaggtctcctgctcacactctaacTCCCACAGGGAACTTGGTTATCTTGTTGTTACTTGCTGTTTAGCActttgctgttttgtgttcattgttttctcctatgtgcagatcttcagggctgtgctgaggatcccctctgagcagggatggcacaaagctttttccacctgcctccctcacctttcTGTGGTATCCGtgttcatcagcacagccatATTTGCCTACatgaagccctcctccatgtcctccccatccctggatctggccctttcagttctgtactcagtggtgcctgcagccctgaaccccctcatctatagcctgaggaaccaggagctcaaggctgcagtgagaagactgatgactggatag